The Thalassotalea sp. LPB0316 nucleotide sequence GCTAAATACTTGCCGCTAGCTTTATCACTAAACGCTTGTTCTAACGCTTTATTTTGGTTAACAAATATATCTTTAACGTCTTTACCTACTTCAAAAGAGGCTTTTGAAATACAAGGCCCAAGCCAGACAGATAGCGAATCTGGTGACGCCTTCATTTGCGCCAATGTGTTAGTAATAATGTACTGACTAAGTGGCCGCCATCCGGCGTGAATTGCCGCAACTTCCTTGCCCTGTTTATCGGCAATAAGTATAGGCAAACAATCTGCGGTCATAATAGCAAGCGCGACGCCCTTTTCACGGGTTATCGCTGCATCAGCGTGTGGCGGTATAGGAGAGACAGTTTTAATCACTTCAACACGCCCACCATGTACCTGATCTAACCATTGAATGGCGCAATGTGCTGGCAAAAATTGCGCTACAACCTTTCGGTTATCAGCAACTTGCTCAGGATCATCATCAACATGTAAAGCGATATTAAAGTCG carries:
- the pgeF gene encoding peptidoglycan editing factor PgeF, with translation MQKTNTNSALISIDWPIPQVLAFSTTRQTPDNIHSSTPPFNDFNIALHVDDDPEQVADNRKVVAQFLPAHCAIQWLDQVHGGRVEVIKTVSPIPPHADAAITREKGVALAIMTADCLPILIADKQGKEVAAIHAGWRPLSQYIITNTLAQMKASPDSLSVWLGPCISKASFEVGKDVKDIFVNQNKALEQAFSDKASGKYLADLQAIAKHQLIEAGVNDIKCDTSCTLLEPQRFFSYRRDRQTGRMVSIICIR